From a single Streptomyces sp. NBC_00377 genomic region:
- a CDS encoding gluconeogenesis factor YvcK family protein, whose translation MTGRSPRLGRLRRVAPDGRVSRPVEARGGKPRRRGTQPKVVALGGGMGLSASLTALRRITGDLTGVVTVADDGGSSGRLREELGVLPPGDLRKALAALCGDDDWGQTWARVIQHRFQSQGEINGHAVGNLLIVALWEQLGDHVQALDLVGRLLGAQGRVLPMSAVPLELQALVKGHDPDRPDDVDTVRGQATVALTPGEVQSVHLVPNDPPAVPEAVEAVLDADWVVLGPGSWFSSVMPHLLVPDLLDALVETKARRVLSLNLAPQPGETDGFSPQRHLEVLGRHAPKLALDVVLADVAAVPDRDSLTDAAKRFGAAVELAPVARPDGTPRHDPELLAAAYDRIFRMHGRIGPWR comes from the coding sequence ATGACAGGACGTTCTCCACGGCTCGGCCGGCTGCGCAGGGTCGCCCCCGACGGGCGCGTGAGCCGTCCGGTCGAGGCCCGCGGCGGCAAACCGCGCCGCCGGGGCACCCAGCCCAAGGTCGTCGCCCTCGGCGGCGGCATGGGACTGTCCGCCTCGCTCACCGCGCTGCGCCGGATCACCGGTGACCTCACCGGCGTCGTCACGGTGGCCGACGACGGTGGTTCCAGCGGGCGTCTGCGGGAGGAGCTGGGCGTGCTGCCGCCCGGGGACCTGCGCAAGGCGCTGGCCGCGCTGTGCGGTGACGACGACTGGGGCCAGACCTGGGCCCGGGTCATCCAGCACCGTTTCCAGTCGCAGGGCGAGATCAACGGCCACGCGGTGGGCAACCTGCTGATCGTGGCCCTGTGGGAGCAGCTCGGCGACCACGTCCAGGCGCTTGACCTGGTCGGCAGGCTGCTGGGCGCGCAGGGCCGGGTGCTGCCCATGTCCGCGGTGCCGCTGGAGCTCCAGGCGCTGGTCAAGGGGCACGATCCGGATCGGCCCGACGACGTCGACACCGTCCGGGGACAGGCGACCGTGGCGTTGACGCCCGGCGAGGTGCAGTCCGTGCACCTGGTGCCGAACGACCCGCCGGCCGTCCCGGAGGCGGTCGAAGCCGTCCTGGACGCCGACTGGGTGGTGCTGGGGCCGGGTTCCTGGTTCTCCTCGGTGATGCCGCACCTGCTGGTGCCCGATCTGCTGGACGCCCTCGTGGAGACGAAGGCGCGCCGGGTGCTCTCGCTGAACCTCGCCCCGCAGCCCGGAGAAACCGACGGCTTCTCCCCGCAGCGTCATTTGGAGGTTTTGGGACGACACGCCCCTAAACTCGCCCTGGACGTGGTGCTGGCCGACGTGGCCGCCGTGCCCGACCGCGACTCGCTGACCGACGCCGCCAAAAGGTTCGGGGCCGCGGTCGAGCTGGCGCCGGTGGCCCGGCCCGACGGAACCCCGAGGCATGACCCGGAGCTGTTGGCCGCCGCGTACGACCGTATTTTTCGGATGCATGGAAGGATCGGCCCATGGCGATGA
- the whiA gene encoding DNA-binding protein WhiA gives MAMTAAVKDEISRLPVTRTCCRKAEVSAILRFAGGLHLVSGRIVIEAELDTAMAARRLKRDILEIFGHSSELIVMAPGGLRRGSRYVVRVVAGGDQLARQTGLVDGRGRPIRGLPPQVVSGATCDAEAAWRGAFLAHGSLTEPGRSSSLEVTCPGPEAALALVGAARRLSIAAKAREVRGVDRVVVRDGDAIGALLTRLGAHESVLAWEERRMRREVRATANRLANFDDANLRRSARAAVAAGARVQRALEILADEVPEHLAAAGRLRMDHKQASLEELGALADPPLTKDAVAGRIRRLLAMADKRASDLGIPGTDAGLSDELAGDLVG, from the coding sequence ATGGCGATGACGGCAGCGGTGAAGGATGAGATCTCCCGGCTCCCCGTCACCCGGACCTGCTGTAGAAAGGCGGAGGTCTCCGCCATTCTGCGGTTCGCCGGCGGCCTCCACCTGGTGAGCGGGCGCATCGTGATCGAGGCGGAGCTGGACACCGCGATGGCGGCCCGTCGGCTCAAGCGGGACATTCTGGAGATCTTCGGCCACAGCTCGGAGCTGATCGTGATGGCCCCGGGCGGTCTGCGCCGCGGCTCGCGCTATGTCGTGCGGGTGGTCGCCGGAGGTGACCAGCTGGCCCGGCAGACGGGCCTCGTCGACGGCCGCGGCCGTCCGATCCGGGGTCTGCCCCCGCAGGTGGTCTCCGGTGCGACCTGCGATGCGGAGGCGGCCTGGCGCGGGGCGTTCCTGGCGCACGGCTCGCTCACCGAGCCGGGCCGTTCGTCCTCCCTGGAGGTGACCTGCCCGGGCCCGGAGGCCGCGCTCGCGCTGGTCGGCGCCGCCCGCCGGCTGTCGATCGCCGCGAAGGCCCGCGAGGTGCGCGGGGTCGACCGGGTCGTGGTCCGGGACGGCGACGCGATCGGTGCGCTGCTGACCAGGCTGGGCGCGCACGAGTCGGTGCTGGCCTGGGAGGAGCGCCGGATGCGCCGCGAGGTGCGGGCCACGGCGAACCGGCTCGCGAACTTCGACGACGCCAACCTGCGCCGCTCGGCGCGCGCCGCCGTCGCCGCGGGGGCCCGTGTCCAGCGCGCTCTGGAGATCCTCGCGGACGAGGTGCCCGAGCACCTGGCGGCGGCCGGCCGGCTGCGCATGGACCACAAGCAGGCGTCCCTGGAGGAGCTCGGCGCGCTCGCCGACCCGCCGCTGACCAAGGACGCGGTCGCCGGACGGATCCGGCGGCTGCTGGCGATGGCCGACAAGCGTGCCTCGGACCTCGGTATCCCGGGTACGGACGCGGGGCTCAGCGACGAACTCGCCGGCGACCTGGTCGGCTGA
- a CDS encoding M14 family metallopeptidase has product MRRRARSILAVGALLLGGAALAPIAQAQPGNTPKPDADEVKVFRADVTRQQVPLLLATGQDGQELSEQVPAKGTATVEVYLTDKQAKKLGKQGVGLTEHTLSARAENRLDAAAEGVFRPYSGSGGLKEEILRTGQENPGLTKVVSLGKTVGGQDILALKLTKNAKKSADGSKPSVLYMSNQHAREWITPEMTRRLMHYYLDNYGTDKRVKKIVDSSELWFVLSANPDGYDYTFQNTDNRLWRKNLRDVNGDGVISTGDGVDLNRNFAYKWGYDNEGSSPNPTSETYRGASPGSEPETKALDAFEKRIGFTYGINYHSAAQLLLYGVGWQVATDTPDDVVYKALAGTPDNSAVPGYHPQVSSELYTTNGEADGHAANVNGMGMFTPEMSTCQTASGLDPNDQWNASDCQSVFNFPDDEKLIQDEFAKNVPFALSVAETAAHPDTPSSSVGLSAADFTPAPFTTSYSRGADQEVSVVVRKAVRDKKLQYRVNGGRTKDRKLKAWNGGETYGGEDNLRFDEYRAEVRDGRPGDKVEVWFTGETGATKHGRTVSSAHFTYTVAERPKADTLVVAEEGTAATQAQTYVDALKANGRKAIVWDVATQGAPDALGVLSHFDTVVHYTGASAPGNPTQLELRAYLNEGGKLIEAGELAGGSVALADGTPSNDFSQYYLGAYSRTSTPGATGFTGSGKLGGLSATLGPATGNPLDRAGTYGVTSDELPAAAYPQFASAGAGRFAGTVNPYGPYTGSYMAAAVHTDDGYKRLTRTVDLSSVGAAGKPALRTRLLWDTEPGYDNAIVEIHTVGADDWTTLPEAGGATSTAVPAECGAGFYVGEHPWLGHYLTLGSGDCAATGTTGSWNALTGASSGWQQVDFDLSGYAGKKVEISIAYVTDPGSGGHGVLADDASLVVGGATAETEGFETSLGAWRVTGPPPGSPAVLKDWARTGALFQTYGAVTTDDTVLLGFGLEHVTSAADRKALIGKALDSLES; this is encoded by the coding sequence ATGAGACGAAGAGCGAGATCGATCCTCGCTGTCGGCGCGTTGCTGCTCGGCGGAGCGGCACTCGCACCCATCGCCCAGGCACAGCCCGGCAACACGCCGAAACCCGACGCGGACGAGGTCAAGGTCTTCCGCGCCGACGTCACCCGGCAGCAGGTACCCCTGCTGCTGGCGACAGGCCAGGACGGTCAGGAACTCAGCGAGCAGGTACCCGCGAAGGGCACCGCGACGGTCGAGGTCTACCTCACCGACAAGCAGGCGAAGAAGCTCGGCAAGCAGGGCGTCGGGCTCACCGAGCACACCCTTTCGGCCAGGGCGGAAAACCGCCTCGACGCGGCCGCCGAGGGAGTGTTCCGCCCCTACAGCGGCAGCGGCGGCCTGAAGGAGGAGATCCTCCGCACCGGCCAGGAGAACCCTGGCCTCACCAAGGTCGTCTCCCTCGGCAAGACCGTGGGCGGCCAGGACATCCTCGCCCTCAAACTGACCAAGAACGCGAAGAAGTCCGCGGACGGCTCCAAGCCCTCGGTCCTGTACATGTCCAACCAGCACGCGCGTGAGTGGATCACCCCGGAGATGACCCGGCGGCTGATGCACTACTACCTGGACAACTACGGGACCGACAAGCGCGTCAAGAAGATCGTCGACTCCAGCGAACTGTGGTTCGTCCTGTCGGCCAACCCCGACGGCTACGACTACACCTTCCAGAACACCGACAACCGGCTCTGGCGCAAGAACCTGCGGGACGTCAACGGCGACGGCGTGATCTCCACCGGCGACGGCGTCGACCTCAACCGCAACTTCGCCTACAAGTGGGGTTACGACAACGAGGGTTCGTCCCCCAACCCCACCAGCGAGACCTACCGCGGCGCGAGCCCCGGATCCGAGCCCGAGACCAAGGCGCTCGACGCCTTCGAGAAGCGGATCGGGTTCACGTACGGCATCAACTACCACTCCGCCGCCCAGCTGCTCCTCTACGGGGTCGGCTGGCAGGTCGCGACCGACACACCGGACGACGTCGTCTACAAGGCGCTCGCCGGCACCCCCGACAACTCCGCGGTCCCGGGCTACCACCCGCAGGTCTCCTCGGAGCTGTACACGACCAACGGCGAGGCCGACGGACACGCGGCGAACGTCAACGGCATGGGGATGTTCACCCCCGAGATGTCGACCTGCCAGACCGCCTCGGGTCTCGACCCGAACGACCAGTGGAACGCCTCCGACTGCCAGTCGGTCTTCAACTTCCCGGACGACGAGAAGCTGATCCAGGACGAGTTCGCCAAGAACGTCCCCTTCGCGCTCTCGGTCGCCGAGACCGCCGCGCACCCCGACACGCCGTCGTCCTCGGTCGGCCTGAGCGCCGCCGACTTCACCCCGGCGCCGTTCACCACCTCGTACTCGCGCGGCGCCGACCAGGAGGTCTCCGTCGTCGTACGCAAGGCGGTCCGCGACAAGAAACTCCAGTACCGCGTCAACGGCGGCCGTACCAAGGACCGGAAACTCAAGGCCTGGAACGGCGGCGAGACCTACGGCGGCGAGGACAACCTCCGCTTCGACGAGTACCGGGCCGAGGTGCGGGACGGCAGGCCGGGCGACAAGGTCGAGGTGTGGTTCACGGGTGAGACCGGCGCGACCAAGCACGGCAGGACGGTCTCCAGCGCGCACTTCACCTACACGGTCGCCGAGCGGCCCAAGGCCGACACCCTCGTCGTCGCCGAGGAGGGCACGGCCGCCACACAGGCGCAGACCTACGTCGACGCGCTGAAGGCCAACGGCCGCAAGGCGATCGTCTGGGACGTCGCCACCCAGGGCGCGCCCGACGCGCTCGGCGTGCTGAGCCACTTCGACACGGTCGTCCACTACACGGGCGCGAGCGCCCCCGGCAATCCGACCCAGCTCGAACTGCGCGCCTACCTCAACGAGGGCGGCAAGCTGATCGAGGCGGGCGAGCTGGCCGGCGGCAGCGTCGCCCTCGCCGACGGCACCCCGTCGAACGACTTCAGCCAGTACTACCTGGGCGCCTACTCCCGCACGTCGACCCCCGGCGCCACCGGCTTCACCGGCTCCGGCAAGCTCGGCGGCCTCAGCGCGACCCTCGGCCCGGCGACCGGCAACCCGCTCGACAGGGCGGGCACCTACGGCGTCACCTCGGACGAGCTGCCCGCAGCCGCGTACCCGCAGTTCGCGAGCGCCGGCGCCGGCCGCTTCGCCGGGACGGTCAACCCGTACGGGCCGTACACGGGCTCGTACATGGCCGCCGCCGTGCACACCGACGACGGCTACAAGCGCCTCACCCGCACCGTCGACCTCAGCAGTGTCGGCGCGGCGGGCAAGCCGGCCCTGCGCACCCGGCTGCTGTGGGACACCGAGCCCGGGTACGACAACGCGATCGTCGAGATCCACACGGTCGGCGCCGACGACTGGACGACGCTTCCTGAGGCGGGCGGCGCCACCAGCACCGCCGTGCCCGCGGAGTGCGGCGCAGGCTTCTACGTCGGCGAACACCCGTGGCTGGGGCACTACCTCACCCTCGGTTCCGGCGACTGCGCCGCCACCGGCACCACCGGCTCCTGGAACGCCCTGACCGGCGCCTCCAGCGGCTGGCAGCAGGTGGACTTCGACCTCAGCGGCTACGCGGGCAAGAAGGTCGAGATCTCGATCGCCTACGTCACCGACCCCGGCAGCGGCGGCCACGGAGTCCTCGCGGACGACGCCTCGCTGGTCGTCGGTGGCGCGACCGCCGAGACGGAGGGCTTCGAGACGTCGCTCGGAGCCTGGCGGGTCACGGGTCCGCCCCCGGGCAGCCCCGCCGTCCTGAAGGACTGGGCGCGCACCGGCGCCCTGTTCCAGACCTACGGAGCGGTCACCACCGACGACACCGTGCTGCTGGGCTTCGGTCTGGAACACGTCACCTCGGCGGCCGACCGCAAGGCGCTCATCGGGAAGGCGCTCGACTCACTTGAGAGCTGA
- the gap gene encoding type I glyceraldehyde-3-phosphate dehydrogenase, with protein MTIRVGINGFGRIGRNYFRALLEQGADIEIVAVNDLGDTATTAHLLKYDTILGRLKAEVSHTADTITVDGHTIKVLSERNPADIPWGDLGVDIVIESTGIFTKKADAEKHIAGGAKKVLISAPAKDEDITIVMGVNQDKYVAADHHVISNASCTTNCVAPMAKVLDENFGIVKGLMTTVHAYTNDQRILDFPHSDLRRARAAAENIIPTTTGAAKATALVLPQLKGKLDGIAMRVPVPTGSATDLVVTLQREVTKDEVNAAFKKASEDGDLKGYLTYTEDPIVSSDIVGDPASCTFDSSLTMVQEGNSVKILGWYDNEWGYSNRLVDLTVFVGNQL; from the coding sequence GTGACGATCCGCGTAGGCATCAACGGCTTTGGCCGCATCGGTCGTAACTACTTCCGCGCGCTGCTGGAGCAGGGTGCTGACATCGAGATCGTGGCTGTCAACGACCTGGGTGACACCGCGACCACCGCTCATCTGCTGAAGTACGACACCATCCTGGGCCGCCTCAAGGCCGAGGTGTCGCACACCGCCGACACGATCACCGTCGACGGCCACACGATCAAGGTGCTGTCCGAGCGCAACCCGGCGGACATCCCGTGGGGCGACCTGGGCGTCGACATCGTGATCGAGTCCACCGGCATCTTCACCAAGAAGGCCGACGCCGAGAAGCACATCGCAGGCGGCGCCAAGAAGGTCCTGATCTCGGCTCCGGCCAAGGACGAGGACATCACCATCGTGATGGGCGTCAACCAGGACAAGTACGTGGCGGCCGACCACCACGTCATCTCCAACGCCTCCTGCACCACCAACTGTGTGGCGCCGATGGCCAAGGTCCTCGACGAGAACTTCGGCATCGTCAAGGGTCTGATGACGACGGTCCACGCGTACACCAACGACCAGCGCATCCTGGACTTCCCGCACTCGGACCTGCGTCGCGCCCGCGCCGCCGCCGAGAACATCATCCCGACCACCACGGGCGCCGCCAAGGCCACCGCGCTGGTCCTCCCGCAGCTCAAGGGCAAGCTCGACGGCATCGCCATGCGCGTGCCGGTCCCGACGGGCTCGGCCACCGACCTGGTCGTGACGCTCCAGCGCGAGGTCACCAAGGACGAGGTCAACGCCGCGTTCAAGAAGGCCTCCGAGGACGGCGACCTCAAGGGTTACCTGACGTACACCGAGGACCCGATCGTCTCCTCGGACATCGTCGGCGACCCGGCCTCCTGCACCTTCGACTCCTCCCTGACCATGGTCCAGGAGGGCAACTCGGTGAAGATCCTCGGCTGGTACGACAACGAGTGGGGCTACTCCAACCGCCTCGTCGACCTCACGGTCTTCGTCGGCAACCAGCTCTGA
- a CDS encoding phosphoglycerate kinase encodes MKTIDELLAEGVAGKRVFVRADLNVPLDGAAITDDGRIRAVLPTVKALADAGAKVVVASHLGRPKGAPDPAFSLAPAAARLGELLGSAVAFATDTVGESARSTVAGLADGQVAVLENLRFNAGETSKDDTERGAFADQLAELADLYVGDGFGAVHRKHASVYDLPARLPHAAGYLIATEVGVLKKLTEDVERPYVVALGGSKVSDKLAVIDQLLGKADRLLIGGGMLFTFLKAKGYEVGASLLQEDQLPVVREYIERAEKNGVELVLPVDVLTSTEFPDLKTKAPAHPNTVAADAIPADQLGLDIGPETRKLYASKLADAGTVFWNGPMGVFEHPDYAEGTRAVAQALIDSPAFTVVGGGDSAAAVRLLGFDENAFGHISTGGGASLEYLEGKTLPGLAALEG; translated from the coding sequence ATGAAGACGATCGACGAACTTCTCGCCGAAGGCGTCGCAGGCAAGCGGGTCTTCGTCCGCGCCGACCTCAACGTGCCGCTCGACGGCGCCGCCATCACCGACGACGGCCGTATCCGCGCCGTCCTGCCGACCGTCAAGGCCCTCGCGGACGCGGGCGCCAAGGTGGTCGTCGCCTCGCACCTGGGCCGCCCCAAGGGCGCTCCGGACCCGGCCTTCTCCCTCGCCCCCGCCGCCGCCCGGCTCGGCGAACTCCTCGGCTCCGCCGTGGCCTTCGCCACCGACACGGTCGGGGAGTCCGCGCGTTCCACGGTCGCGGGCCTCGCCGACGGCCAGGTCGCCGTCCTCGAGAACCTGCGCTTCAACGCGGGCGAGACCAGCAAGGACGACACCGAGCGCGGCGCCTTCGCCGACCAGCTCGCCGAACTCGCCGACCTCTACGTCGGCGACGGGTTCGGGGCGGTGCACCGCAAGCACGCCTCCGTCTACGACCTCCCGGCCCGCCTGCCGCACGCCGCCGGCTACCTCATCGCCACCGAGGTCGGCGTCCTGAAGAAGCTCACCGAGGACGTCGAGCGGCCCTACGTCGTCGCCCTCGGCGGCTCCAAGGTCTCCGACAAGCTCGCCGTGATCGACCAGCTGCTGGGCAAGGCGGACCGCCTCCTCATCGGCGGCGGCATGCTGTTCACCTTCCTGAAGGCCAAGGGGTACGAGGTAGGCGCCTCCCTCCTTCAGGAGGACCAGCTGCCGGTCGTCCGGGAGTACATCGAGCGGGCGGAGAAGAACGGCGTCGAGCTGGTCCTCCCCGTCGACGTGCTGACCTCCACCGAGTTCCCGGACCTGAAGACCAAGGCGCCGGCGCACCCGAACACCGTCGCCGCGGACGCCATCCCCGCCGACCAGCTGGGCCTGGACATCGGTCCCGAGACCCGCAAGCTGTACGCCTCGAAGCTCGCCGACGCCGGCACCGTCTTCTGGAACGGTCCGATGGGCGTCTTCGAACACCCCGACTACGCCGAGGGCACCAGGGCGGTCGCCCAGGCCCTCATCGACTCCCCGGCCTTCACGGTCGTCGGCGGTGGCGACTCCGCCGCGGCCGTCCGCCTGCTGGGCTTCGACGAGAACGCATTCGGCCACATCTCGACCGGTGGCGGCGCCTCCCTCGAATACCTCGAGGGCAAGACGCTCCCCGGCCTCGCCGCACTGGAGGGCTGA
- the tpiA gene encoding triose-phosphate isomerase, with product MTTRMPLMAGNWKMNLNHLEAIAHVQKLAFALADKDYEAVEVAVLPPFTDLRSVQTLVDGDKLKIKYGAQDISAHDSGAYTGEISGSMLAKLKCTFVAVGHSERRQYHNETDELVNAKVKAAYRHGLTPILCVGEELDVREAGNHVSHTLAQVEGGLKDLPAEQAESVVIAYEPVWAIGTGKVCGAEDAQEVCAAIRAKLAELYGQELADQVRIQYGGSVKSGNVAEIMAQADIDGALVGGASLDADEFVKIVRFRDQ from the coding sequence ATGACCACTCGCATGCCGCTGATGGCGGGCAACTGGAAGATGAACCTCAACCACCTCGAGGCCATCGCCCACGTCCAGAAGCTCGCCTTCGCCCTCGCCGACAAGGACTACGAGGCCGTCGAGGTCGCCGTCCTGCCGCCCTTCACCGACCTGCGCTCCGTGCAGACCCTGGTCGACGGCGACAAGCTGAAGATCAAGTACGGCGCCCAGGACATCTCGGCGCACGACTCGGGCGCCTACACCGGCGAGATCTCCGGCTCGATGCTCGCCAAGCTGAAGTGCACGTTCGTGGCGGTCGGCCACTCCGAGCGCCGCCAGTACCACAACGAGACCGACGAGCTCGTGAACGCCAAGGTCAAGGCCGCCTACAGGCACGGTCTGACCCCGATCCTGTGCGTCGGCGAGGAACTGGACGTCCGCGAGGCGGGCAACCACGTCTCCCACACCCTCGCCCAGGTCGAGGGCGGTCTGAAGGACCTGCCGGCCGAGCAGGCCGAGTCCGTCGTGATCGCCTACGAGCCCGTGTGGGCCATCGGCACCGGCAAGGTCTGCGGCGCCGAGGACGCGCAGGAGGTCTGCGCCGCCATCCGCGCCAAGCTCGCCGAGCTCTACGGCCAGGAGCTGGCCGACCAGGTCCGCATCCAGTACGGCGGCTCCGTGAAGTCCGGCAACGTCGCCGAGATCATGGCGCAGGCCGACATCGACGGCGCGCTGGTCGGAGGCGCCTCGCTGGATGCCGACGAGTTCGTCAAGATCGTGCGCTTCCGCGATCAGTGA
- the secG gene encoding preprotein translocase subunit SecG: MGFSIALIVFSLLLMLLVLMHKGKGGGLSDMFGGGMQSSVGGSSVAERNLDRITVVIGLLWFACIIVLGIVMKTNS; the protein is encoded by the coding sequence TTGGGGTTCTCGATCGCCCTGATCGTCTTCAGCCTGCTGCTGATGCTGCTGGTGCTGATGCACAAGGGGAAGGGCGGCGGCCTCTCCGACATGTTCGGTGGCGGCATGCAGTCCTCCGTCGGCGGCTCCTCGGTCGCCGAGCGCAACCTGGACCGCATCACCGTCGTCATCGGTCTGCTGTGGTTCGCCTGCATCATCGTGCTCGGCATCGTGATGAAGACGAACAGCTGA
- a CDS encoding RNA polymerase-binding protein RbpA yields MASGNAIRGSRVGAGPMGEAERGESAPRLRISFWCSNGHETVPSFASDAQVPDTWDCPRCGFPAGQDRDNPPAPPRTEPYKTHLAYVRERRSDADGEAILAEALAKLRGEI; encoded by the coding sequence GTGGCAAGTGGCAACGCGATCCGAGGAAGCCGGGTCGGGGCGGGGCCGATGGGCGAGGCCGAGCGGGGCGAGTCCGCGCCGCGTCTGCGCATCTCCTTCTGGTGCTCCAACGGACACGAGACGGTGCCCAGCTTCGCCAGCGACGCGCAGGTTCCCGACACCTGGGACTGTCCGCGCTGCGGCTTTCCCGCCGGGCAGGACCGGGACAACCCTCCGGCCCCGCCGCGCACCGAGCCCTACAAGACGCACCTCGCCTATGTACGGGAGCGGCGCAGCGACGCGGACGGCGAGGCGATCCTCGCCGAGGCGCTCGCCAAACTGCGGGGCGAGATCTAG
- the pgi gene encoding glucose-6-phosphate isomerase, giving the protein MNADGRTRLNQTPEWTALAKHREELGEVRLRELFAADPGRGAGYTLQVGDLHIDYSKHLVTDETLRHLRELAAAADVFGLRDAMFRGEKINTTEDRAVLHTALRAPRDAVIEVDGENVVPAVHAVLDKMAGFAERVRTGAWTGHTGRRIRNVVNIGIGGSDLGPAMAYEVLRGYTDRDLTVRFVSNVDGADLHEATRDLDPAETLFIIASKTFTTIETITNATSARTWLLNALGDQAAVAKHFVALSTNASKVADFGIDTANMFEFWDWVGGRYSYDSAIGLSLMIAIGPDRFREMLDGFHLVDEHFRTAPAESNVPLLLGLLGIWYGNFHDAQSHAVLPYSHYLSKFAAYLQQLDMESNGKSTDRDGRAVEWQTGPVVWGTPGTNGQHAYYQLIHQGTKLIPADFIGFAEPADELSAELKAQHDLLMANFFAQTQALAFGKTPEEVRAEGVPEELVAHKTFKGNHPTTTILARELTPSVLGQLVALYEHKVFVQGAVWNIDSFDQWGVELGKVLAKRVEPALTEGAEVPGLDASTEALVAKYRELRGR; this is encoded by the coding sequence ATGAACGCAGACGGCCGTACGAGGCTCAACCAGACGCCCGAGTGGACCGCTCTGGCCAAACACCGCGAGGAACTCGGCGAGGTGCGGCTGCGGGAGCTGTTCGCCGCCGATCCCGGGCGGGGCGCCGGATACACGCTCCAGGTCGGTGACCTGCACATCGACTACTCCAAGCACCTCGTCACCGACGAGACTCTGCGGCACCTGCGCGAGCTGGCCGCCGCCGCCGACGTGTTCGGCCTGCGGGACGCCATGTTCCGCGGCGAGAAGATCAACACCACCGAGGACCGTGCCGTACTGCACACGGCCCTGCGCGCCCCGCGCGACGCGGTGATCGAGGTCGACGGGGAGAACGTCGTCCCGGCGGTGCACGCCGTGCTCGACAAGATGGCCGGCTTCGCCGAACGCGTCCGCACCGGCGCCTGGACCGGCCACACCGGCCGACGTATCCGCAACGTGGTCAACATCGGCATCGGCGGCTCCGATTTGGGCCCGGCGATGGCCTACGAGGTGCTGCGCGGCTACACCGACCGCGACCTCACGGTCCGGTTCGTGTCGAACGTGGACGGCGCCGACCTGCACGAGGCCACCCGCGACCTGGACCCGGCCGAGACGCTGTTCATCATCGCCTCGAAGACGTTCACCACCATCGAGACCATCACCAACGCGACCTCGGCCCGCACCTGGCTGCTGAACGCCCTCGGTGACCAGGCGGCCGTCGCCAAGCACTTCGTCGCGCTGTCGACGAACGCGTCCAAGGTCGCCGACTTCGGCATCGACACGGCCAACATGTTCGAGTTCTGGGACTGGGTCGGCGGCCGCTACTCCTACGACTCGGCGATCGGCCTGTCCCTGATGATCGCCATCGGGCCGGACCGCTTCCGCGAGATGCTCGACGGCTTCCACCTCGTCGACGAGCACTTCAGGACCGCGCCCGCCGAGTCCAACGTGCCCCTGCTGCTCGGCCTGTTGGGTATCTGGTACGGCAACTTCCACGACGCCCAGTCGCACGCCGTGCTGCCCTACAGCCACTACCTCTCGAAGTTCGCCGCCTACCTCCAGCAGCTGGACATGGAGTCCAACGGCAAGTCCACGGACCGGGACGGCAGGGCGGTCGAGTGGCAGACCGGCCCGGTCGTCTGGGGTACGCCGGGCACCAACGGGCAGCACGCCTACTACCAGCTCATCCACCAGGGCACGAAGCTCATCCCGGCGGACTTCATCGGCTTCGCCGAACCGGCCGACGAGCTGAGCGCGGAACTCAAGGCGCAGCACGACCTGCTCATGGCCAACTTCTTCGCCCAGACCCAGGCGCTGGCCTTCGGCAAGACGCCCGAGGAGGTGCGCGCGGAGGGGGTGCCGGAGGAGCTGGTGGCCCACAAGACGTTCAAGGGCAACCACCCCACGACCACGATCCTCGCGCGTGAGCTGACCCCCTCGGTCCTCGGCCAGCTCGTCGCGCTCTACGAGCACAAGGTGTTCGTGCAGGGAGCGGTGTGGAACATCGACTCCTTCGACCAGTGGGGCGTGGAGCTCGGCAAGGTGCTCGCCAAGCGCGTCGAACCCGCCCTCACCGAGGGCGCCGAGGTCCCCGGGCTGGACGCCTCCACCGAGGCGCTGGTCGCCAAGTACCGGGAGCTGCGCGGCCGTTAG